In a genomic window of Plutella xylostella chromosome 16, ilPluXylo3.1, whole genome shotgun sequence:
- the LOC125489741 gene encoding fatty acid-binding protein-like yields MAEKQDWEENTEHIEQCRGNIQEHSESEAKCTENIEKYLENRYVLVNSENFDEFLRFLGYGYLYRTAALRLKPSHVLSRNPDGSYTFTMDSILINTRVTFKLAEQFIEKKPPDGVEVKTVITIEGNVMTQTQLEEGGRVTQIVRTFYTDKMISETTVEGWDKILITTFVLVPQ; encoded by the exons ATGGCGGAAAAACAAGATTGGGAAGAAAACACGGAACATATTGAACAGTGTCGTGGAAATATTCAGGAACATAGTGAGAGTGAGGCAAAGTGTAcggaaaatattgaaaaatacttaGAAAACAGATATGTGCTTGTGAACTCGGAAAATTTCGATGAATTTCTCAGATTCTTGG GATACGGCTATTTATACAGAACCGCAGCACTGCGTCTTAAACCATCTCATGTCTTGTCACGGAACCCTGATGGCAGCTACACATTCACTATGGACTCTATTCTCATTAACACAAGAGTAACTTTCAAACTGGCAGAACAGTTTATTGAGAAGAAACCACCCGACGGTGTTGAG gtAAAAACGGTAATTACAATCGAGGGCAACGTGATGACGCAAACACAACTGGAGGAGGGCGGGAGAGTCACGCAAATTGTACGGACTTTCTACACTGACAAAATGATATCG GAAACAACGGTAGAAGGATGGGACAAAATACTCATTACAACATTCGTTTTAGTACCTCAATAA
- the LOC119693800 gene encoding transport and Golgi organization protein 2, with product MCIIFAYLGSHDQDSDYSLVLASNRDENYDRPALNAAPWTEDPTIIGGRDMAEGCGNGSWMVISPQRKILGLLLNLPGNQKEHSKSRGKIVEDLVKHDWGSVEQYVDSIKAYSKTTNDFALISADFSKPEPIVQAFNNVTNNLETCNSTYLGFGNSLPDVPLKKVEAGKERLRNICPRLCKTSQKDELIDELITLLRWDQRHLPDAELQRRNPRAYDLLSSVFVSVPAFRYGTRTHSIVLVSKSGHTDFVELTMQPPIDPSQPQWTRTDFHFEP from the exons ATGTGCATAATTTTTGCATACCTGGGGAGCCATGATCAAGATAGTGATTATAGTTTGGTGTTGGCAAGTAACCGGGACGAGAATTATGATAGACCAGCGCTGAACGCAGCACCTTGGACTGAAGACCCTACCATTATCGGAG GTCGAGATATGGCAGAAGGCTGTGGAAACGGCTCATGGATGGTCATCTCTCCTCAGAGAAAGATACTAGGACTGCTGCTTAATCTTCCAGGAAACCAAAAAGAACATTCCAAAA GCAGAGGAAAAATCGTTGAGGACTTGGTAAAACATGATTGGGGCAGTGTTGAACAATATGTTGACTCTATAAAAGCATACTCCAAAACTACAAATGACTTTGCTCTGATCTCTGCTGACTTTAG taaACCTGAACCTATAGTGCAAGCCTTCAATAATGTGACTAACAACCTAGAGACTTGCAACAGCACCTATCTGGGCTTCGGAAATAGCCTTCCAGATGTACCTTTGAAGAAAGTGGAGGCCGGCAAGGAACGGCTCAGGAATATCTGCCCCCGATTGTGCAAGACATCACAAAAAGATGAACTAATTGATGAGCTCATCACCTTGTTAAGATGGGATCAAAG ACATCTACCAGATGCTGAGCTCCAGAGACGAAACCCTAGAGCCTATGATCTGTTGAGTTCCGTTTTTGTGTCAGTCCCTGCATTTAGATATGGGACAAG AACACACAGCATAGTGTTAGTGAGCAAATCAGGTCACACTGACTTTGTAGAGCTGACTATGCAGCCTCCCATTGACCCCTCCCAACCGCAATGGACTAGAACAGACTTCCATTTTGAACCTTGA
- the LOC119693889 gene encoding gastrula zinc finger protein xFG20-1, with translation MDANLSFFSLPFGDANNGDISFSTKSDFHHSLPSGSLLEAEDVLKQFLSTDDPLEEPDLNGPTTLHCEICHKKFDNAKKYYGHLRVHSKDNLRLWVCDKCPDQRFSTKQQLMKHSLTHKPLEKVWKCQQCPSAFEALYRLQQHLFVKHLNYRPHKCDECGKAFQKLSDLKIHGLLHKGTAAKKHKCATCGKVFNHVSNYNRHLTTHSDEKTYRCYGCGRAFKQSPSLTRHTKNCEKYQSQAPTFPKCGNRQNHCRECGMIFQYKSELVEHCISEHSNQKSNKTHTNDTVKETKPEEKVTQKNEAKSTVDNIVDDILSVEDDYPIANQQASQSEILNVAIFDKSHNFNTTETTTADNLMHIEFMKEMNQLHTLDDELFYNDIDFDSFHPGQVFNTNDIDYGAHERNEILFDFADAARGMDHDLMNALYQVKNNDNNLPDELLNAIHDVPEFAEQADSLHGTTDTQESTQDPVSVNECSTIFESDVDLEASTNLAMNLNQLIGENNVQYVSTEDDDTFIISLNSGYDAEKLSDMLNIDVELIDESNEDNVDEVERSSKEEMKEADTNECSIVLKIPEVKEDATNVVPGEATDSSNKKKVKVKVKKQVIFVCRKCNKVFARKENWQSHMGTHDASMRKHRCRVCGLRFSYRSTLNKHCARAHEPRALPALPCALCRRVYTQPWMLRDHIARSHDLSRPHACTAPRCDKKFFKKSDLVVHSRYHTGERPHECEQCGKTFPHRSHLHRHQRRAHCTERLNKNKKEQEKPKVRSSPEEDAKGT, from the exons ATGGACGCAAATTTGTCCTTTTTCAGTCTACCA TTTGGGGACGCTAATAATGGGGACATATCCTTCAGTACGAAGAGTGATTTTCACCACTCGCTGCCATCAGGGTCACTGTTGGAGGCTGAAGATGTCTTAAAGCAGTTCCTCTCGACTGATGATCCACTGGAAGAGCCTGACTTGAATGGTCCCACTACGTTGCATTGCGAGATTTGTCACAAGAAGTTTGATAACGCCAAGAAGTACTATGGCCACCTCAGAGTGCACTCAAAGGACAATTTGCGACTCTGGGTGTGTG ATAAATGTCCGGACCAGCGGTTCTCCACGAAGCAGCAGCTGATGAAGCACTCTCTCACGCACAAGCCGCTGGAGAAGGTGTGGAAGTGCCAGCAGTGCCCGTCCGCCTTCGAGGCTCTGTACCGCCTTCAGCAGCACCTGTTTGTCAAGCATCTGAACTACAG gCCACATAAATGCGATGAATGTGGAAAGGCATTCCAAAAACTATCAGATCTAAAGATCCATGGTCTTCTCCATAAAG GCACAGCAGCAAAGAAACATAAATGTGCCACTTGTGGGAAGGTGTTCAACCATGTATCAAACTACAACCGTCACCTCACCACACATAGTGATGAGAAAACATACCGCTGTTACGGCTGTGGCCGCGCTTTTAAACAA TCACCATCACTGACACGACATACTAAGAACTGTGAGAAGTATCAGAGTCAAGCTCCCACATTCCCCAAGTGTGGCAACCGACAGAACCACTGCCGCGAGTGTGGCATGATCTTCCAGTACAAGAGCGAACTGGTGGAGCATTGTATCAG TGAACATTCAAATCAGAAGAGCAACAAAACTCATACCAATGATACAGTTAAAGAAACAAAACCTGAAGAAAAAGTTACACAAAAAAATGAAGCGAAAAGTACTGTTGATAATATTGTAGACGACATTCTATCAGTAGAAGACGATTATCCCATCGCCAACCAGCAAGCTAGCCAGAGTGAAATACTGAATGTCGCTATCTTCGATAAAAgtcataattttaatacaacTGAAACAACCACTGCCGATAACCTAATGCATATTGAGTTTATGAAAGAAATGAACCAGCTACATACATTAGATGATGAGCTGTTTTACAATGATATTGACTTCGATAGCTTTCATCCTGGCCAAGTATTCAACACAAATGATATAGATTATGGAGCTCACGAAAGAAATGAAATTCTGTTTGATTTTGCTGACGCGGCGCGCGGGATGGACCATGATCTCATGAACGCTCTGTATCAAGTCAAGAACAATGATAACAATTTGCCTGATGAACTTCTAAATGCTATACACGATGTCCCAGAATTTGCTGAACAAGCAGACAGTTTGCACGGAACTACAGATACACAAGAATCCACTCAAGACCCAGTATCAGTCAATGAGTGTTCAACAATATTCGAAAGTGATGTTGATCTAGAAGCCAGTACAAACTTAGCAATGAATTTAAACCAATTGATAGGCGAAAACAATGTCCAGTATGTTTCAACAGAAGATGATGACACTTTTATTATAAGCCTGAACAGTGGATATGACGCAGAAAAGTTAAGTGACATGCTGAATATTGATGTTGAACTGATAGATGAAAGTAATGAGGATAATGTAGATGAAGTTGAAAGATCAAGTAAAGAGGAGATGAAAGAAGCAGACACTAATGAATGCTCAATAGTATTGAAAATACCAGAGGTTAAAGAGGATGCGACGAATGTTGTACCTGGTGAAGCAACAGATAGCAGTAATaagaaaaaagtaaaagtcAAAGTGAAGAAGCAGGTCATATTTGTTTGCAGAAAATGCAATAAAGTCTTTGCGAGGAAAGAGAACTGGCAATCGCATATGG GCACACACGACGCGTCGATGCGCAAGCACCGCTGCCGGGTGTGCGGGCTGCGCTTCAGCTACCGCTCCACGCTCAACAAGCACTGCGCGCGCGCACACGAGCCGCGCGCCCTGCCCGCGCTGCCGTGCGCGCTGTGCCGCCGGGTGTACACGCAGCCGTGGATG CTCCGCGACCACATAGCCCGCTCGCACGACCTGTCCCGCCCACACGCGTGCACCGCGCCCCGATGCGACAAGAAGTTCTTCAAGAAGAGTGACCTGGTCGTGCATAGCAG ATACCACACGGGCGAGCGTCCCCACGAGTGCGAGCAGTGCGGCAAGACATTCCCACACCGCTCGCACCTACACCGCCACCAGCGCCGCGCCCACTGCACTGAGAG ATTGAACAAGAACAAGAAGGAGCAAGAGAAACCAAAAGTTAGAAGTTCACCAGAGGAAGATGCAAAGGGAACCtga